A part of Bacillus rossius redtenbacheri isolate Brsri chromosome 1, Brsri_v3, whole genome shotgun sequence genomic DNA contains:
- the LOC134527507 gene encoding general odorant-binding protein 56a-like, whose product MLATHSIAVCYVTIVAFVSAAPKGMLNDTVFKTCAETYKLPAMTFDSRHPMEPIPDNPGEDIMCFHECLLTGEGTLKNGVFQEDVTKERFTMVMTAKMGSVNQEALDKVLACGKKTAEGKCATSYAIFKCIDDVLISVFKGSPH is encoded by the exons ATGTTGGCTACACACAGCATCGCAGTCTGCTATGTTACGATAGTGGCATTCGTATCAGCGGCTCCG AAGGGAATGTTAAATGACACTGTCTTCAAGACTTGTGCGGAAACTTACAAGTTGCCTGCCA TGACCTTTGATTCTCGTCACCCAATGGAACCAATACCTGACAACCCTGGCGAGGATATTATG TGCTTCCATGAATGTCTTCTCACGGGTGAAGGAACG ctGAAGAATGGAGTCTTTCAAGAAGATGTTACAAAGGAGAGATTTACAATGGTGATGACTGCAAAGATGGGATCAGTGAACCAGGAAGCTTTAGATAAAGTCCTCGCTTGTGGAAAGAAAA CTGCTGAAGGAAAATGTGCAACATCATACGCTATATTCAAGTGCATTGATGACGTTTTGATATCT GTCTTCAAAGGCTCACCTCACTGA